The following proteins are co-located in the Heliorestis convoluta genome:
- a CDS encoding universal stress protein, with protein MLEKALLCTDLSPPAEKLSLFAEKLGSAGLKELILAHIMTKARHDEEDSKVSEEVLEKLEQQKKILEQQGLSVTVEVTIGVPAVELVKIAEKENVSVIIIGSHGKGIFKKLAIGSVSSEVLQNTSRACLFIPISLTDAEETYQLPSENLCSNILYCTDFSEASEQAFVQVKRIVQKFGCTVTMLHVQDRSLIETYYWQQIDDIADEMYDNLKKQSQELVELGAREAHIKLTYGYPKELIVDKLKSEDFSLVIMGSQGKGFIQELFLGSVSYNVLRNSPVPVLLIPPKR; from the coding sequence ATGCTAGAGAAAGCACTACTATGCACAGACCTATCCCCACCTGCGGAGAAGCTGTCTTTGTTTGCGGAAAAGCTCGGAAGTGCTGGACTCAAAGAACTTATCCTTGCACACATTATGACAAAAGCACGACACGATGAAGAAGATAGTAAGGTTTCAGAAGAAGTTCTAGAAAAGCTAGAGCAACAAAAGAAAATACTAGAACAACAGGGGCTGTCAGTTACCGTAGAAGTAACCATTGGAGTCCCTGCTGTAGAATTGGTAAAAATCGCGGAAAAAGAAAATGTATCCGTGATCATAATCGGCTCTCACGGCAAAGGCATATTCAAGAAGCTCGCCATTGGTAGCGTTTCTTCTGAAGTTTTACAAAATACATCGAGAGCCTGCCTTTTCATACCTATCTCACTCACCGATGCCGAAGAAACTTATCAACTGCCTTCTGAGAATCTCTGCTCGAACATTCTATACTGTACGGACTTCTCAGAAGCATCGGAGCAAGCTTTTGTGCAGGTAAAAAGAATCGTTCAAAAGTTTGGTTGCACCGTCACGATGTTACATGTACAAGATCGAAGTCTCATTGAAACATATTACTGGCAGCAAATCGACGACATTGCCGATGAAATGTATGACAATCTTAAAAAGCAAAGTCAAGAATTAGTCGAACTAGGGGCCAGAGAAGCCCACATAAAACTAACCTATGGCTACCCCAAAGAACTAATAGTCGACAAGCTAAAAAGTGAAGATTTTTCTCTCGTCATTATGGGTAGCCAGGGAAAAGGGTTTATACAAGAACTTTTTCTAGGCAGTGTAAGTTATAACGTCCTTCGCAACTCGCCTGTTCCCGTTCTCCTAATTCCGCCAAAACGATAA
- a CDS encoding YetF domain-containing protein, whose amino-acid sequence MEEFIKVLWKSIAVFFILIILSRVIGKKLLSQLTFFDFVIGIVMGTVAGAFIVTEVEGRWVLLSPLILTICIIATSFFTTSNLSARKILEGEPVVVIQNGKILEHNMLKLRLHLDDLEMQLREKGIFDIREVEFAVFEPHGYLSVLKKSQYQPVTMKDLGRPTTYKGLATEIIKDGDVIEQNLKQNNLTFSWLYDELRRRKIERISDVFYASLESDGTLYVDLYKDKLEYIHKVEDS is encoded by the coding sequence TTGGAAGAATTTATCAAAGTACTTTGGAAATCAATCGCTGTTTTCTTCATACTGATTATTTTAAGTAGAGTCATTGGTAAGAAATTACTTTCTCAATTGACTTTTTTTGATTTTGTCATTGGCATTGTTATGGGCACCGTAGCAGGTGCTTTTATTGTCACAGAAGTAGAAGGGCGCTGGGTCCTTTTAAGTCCGCTGATCTTAACCATCTGTATTATCGCTACGTCTTTTTTTACAACAAGCAATCTTTCCGCTCGCAAAATTTTAGAAGGTGAACCTGTTGTAGTAATTCAAAATGGAAAAATCCTTGAGCACAACATGCTCAAATTACGGCTTCATCTAGACGATCTAGAGATGCAACTACGAGAAAAAGGAATTTTTGATATCAGGGAAGTAGAATTTGCTGTCTTTGAACCCCACGGCTATCTAAGTGTCCTCAAAAAATCACAATACCAGCCTGTCACCATGAAAGACCTAGGTCGACCCACAACCTATAAAGGATTGGCCACTGAAATTATCAAAGACGGTGATGTGATAGAGCAGAACTTAAAGCAGAACAACCTTACCTTTAGTTGGCTTTATGATGAATTGCGAAGAAGAAAAATCGAGCGTATCTCCGATGTATTCTACGCATCTTTAGAAAGCGATGGGACTCTCTATGTTGATCTTTACAAAGACAAGCTAGAGTACATTCACAAAGTAGAAGACTCTTAA
- a CDS encoding pyridoxal phosphate-dependent aminotransferase codes for MPIAKKIETQLSQSSWIRKMFEEGGRLKAIYGADKVYDFTLGNPTDEPPQAFRQALQEIATHPVPGMHRYMSNAGYAETRGAIAEVLREDSGEDVQADHVIMTVGAGGGLNVIFKALLDPEDEVIISAPFFVEYKFYITNHGGTPVVVQSREDFQLDLEAIGAAITEKTKAIIINSPNNPTGVVYSGKSLDQLHQLVEEKSAQYGRTIYVVSDEPYAKIVYDQVKVPPVLGHIRNSIVVTSHSKDLALPGERIGYIAVSPRIDQVALLVDGLVFCNRILGFVNAPALMQRLVAGIQRESVDIQAYQEKRDLLYNHLTSIGFEMVKPEGAFYLFPKSPLEKDIDFVEAAQKHNILVVPGSGFGQPGYFRIAYCVDKAMIERSLPAFTALAKELGLPK; via the coding sequence ATTCCTATCGCAAAAAAGATTGAGACACAGTTGTCCCAATCATCATGGATTCGTAAGATGTTCGAAGAAGGCGGCCGGCTAAAAGCTATTTATGGCGCTGACAAAGTCTATGATTTTACTTTAGGAAATCCTACTGATGAGCCTCCACAGGCTTTCCGACAAGCTTTACAAGAAATCGCCACCCATCCTGTCCCCGGTATGCATCGTTATATGAGCAATGCCGGCTATGCTGAGACTCGTGGCGCGATTGCGGAAGTATTGCGCGAAGACAGTGGCGAAGATGTACAAGCTGATCATGTAATTATGACAGTTGGTGCCGGTGGTGGTCTCAATGTGATTTTCAAGGCCCTTCTCGATCCAGAAGATGAAGTGATAATCTCTGCACCTTTTTTTGTAGAGTATAAATTCTATATTACCAATCACGGTGGCACGCCTGTGGTGGTTCAAAGCCGTGAAGATTTTCAGCTTGATCTAGAAGCCATTGGCGCGGCCATTACAGAGAAGACCAAAGCGATTATTATTAACTCTCCCAACAATCCTACAGGCGTTGTCTACAGTGGCAAAAGCCTTGATCAACTCCACCAGCTGGTGGAAGAAAAAAGCGCTCAATATGGTCGCACCATTTATGTAGTTTCTGATGAGCCTTATGCGAAAATTGTTTACGATCAAGTCAAAGTACCTCCTGTGTTGGGACATATTCGCAATAGCATTGTTGTAACGTCTCATAGTAAGGATCTGGCTTTGCCCGGTGAGCGTATTGGTTATATTGCTGTCAGTCCTCGCATTGACCAAGTAGCGCTTCTTGTCGATGGTCTTGTCTTTTGCAACCGCATCCTCGGCTTTGTGAATGCGCCTGCACTTATGCAACGACTGGTCGCAGGCATTCAAAGAGAAAGTGTTGATATACAAGCGTATCAAGAAAAGCGAGATTTGCTATACAATCATTTGACTTCGATTGGTTTTGAAATGGTCAAGCCAGAAGGGGCTTTTTATCTTTTCCCGAAGTCTCCTCTGGAAAAAGACATTGATTTTGTGGAGGCTGCGCAGAAGCACAATATTCTCGTTGTGCCTGGCAGCGGCTTTGGACAGCCTGGGTACTTCCGTATTGCTTATTGTGTTGATAAGGCAATGATTGAGCGTTCTTTGCCTGCTTTTACGGCGTTGGCTAAGGAATTGGGACTACCGAAGTAA
- a CDS encoding thioredoxin domain-containing protein: MALTQNPHKRKPNSLIHSKSPYLLQHAYNPVDWYPWSEEAFEKAKKEDKPIFLSIGYSTCHWCHVMQKESFEDEEVAALLKESFIAVKVDREERPDIDHIYMTVCQSMTGHGGWPLTVFLTPDKKPFFVGTYFPKHSKHGRPGMMDLLSVIQEKWQTERPNLEIIGQRAITSLQKEVASRSDEELRAEVLREGYQWLRNQFDKNYGGFGHAPKFPTPHNLSFLLRYWKYGRSEEALAMVEKTLQSMHAGGIYDHLGYGFSRYSTDDRWLVPHFEKMLYDNALLAIAYLECYQATGNDFYAQVARDIFSYVLRDMTDREGGFYSAEDADSEGVEGKFYVWTPQEIKAALGEEMGTLFCQYYDVTEKGNFEGQSILNRIKGREQAFCPPYGEEEWRDKLFAAQQKLWVLREKRVHPYKDDKILTSWNGMVIAALAMGARILQDEQYLVAAEKSFHFIWKHLRNDQGRLLARYRDGEAAHLAYLDDYAYLINASLELYHTSKKAEYLQKTIALQKAQTALFWDQEEGGFFFYGRDGESLPVRPKQIYDGATPSGNAVSALNLLRLARLTGDSAWEDQGMELLNAFSAQISAYPAGHCYSLMALFFAFTPNNEVVIVADKNLEEAQESLKDLEQQFLPETVFLYRFAGPDYKAIEEMAPFVRDMKTVDHHLTFYVCRDFACQQPTTNLDDVKASLEAH, from the coding sequence ATGGCCCTAACCCAAAACCCCCACAAGCGCAAACCAAACAGCCTCATCCACTCCAAAAGCCCCTATCTCCTGCAGCATGCTTACAATCCTGTGGACTGGTATCCTTGGAGCGAAGAGGCTTTCGAAAAAGCAAAAAAAGAAGACAAGCCCATCTTCCTCTCCATCGGTTATAGCACTTGTCACTGGTGTCACGTAATGCAAAAAGAATCCTTCGAAGATGAAGAAGTGGCCGCTCTTTTAAAAGAGTCTTTTATTGCTGTAAAAGTAGATCGGGAAGAACGTCCCGATATTGATCATATCTACATGACTGTTTGCCAATCTATGACGGGCCACGGTGGTTGGCCTTTGACTGTCTTTTTGACGCCTGATAAAAAACCTTTTTTTGTAGGTACTTACTTTCCCAAGCATAGCAAGCACGGACGGCCTGGCATGATGGATTTATTGTCAGTGATTCAGGAAAAGTGGCAGACAGAACGGCCGAACTTAGAGATTATCGGTCAAAGAGCCATTACGTCTCTTCAAAAAGAAGTGGCTTCTCGCTCTGACGAGGAGCTACGAGCGGAAGTTCTGCGTGAGGGCTATCAATGGTTACGCAATCAATTTGACAAAAACTATGGCGGCTTTGGTCATGCGCCTAAATTTCCAACACCTCATAATCTCTCTTTTTTGCTGCGCTATTGGAAATATGGCCGTAGCGAAGAAGCCTTGGCCATGGTTGAGAAAACTTTGCAATCCATGCACGCTGGCGGGATTTATGATCATCTTGGCTATGGCTTTTCCCGTTATTCAACCGACGATAGGTGGCTTGTACCGCACTTTGAAAAAATGCTGTACGACAATGCTTTGCTAGCCATTGCGTATCTAGAATGCTATCAAGCGACGGGCAATGACTTTTACGCCCAAGTCGCCCGAGATATTTTCAGTTATGTGCTTCGTGATATGACCGATCGAGAGGGTGGTTTCTATTCGGCTGAAGATGCTGATTCTGAAGGCGTGGAAGGAAAGTTCTATGTCTGGACGCCCCAAGAAATTAAAGCCGCTCTTGGCGAAGAGATGGGTACGCTTTTCTGTCAGTATTATGACGTAACTGAAAAAGGCAACTTCGAGGGGCAGAGTATCTTAAACCGTATTAAGGGTCGGGAGCAAGCTTTTTGTCCTCCCTATGGTGAAGAAGAGTGGAGAGACAAGCTTTTTGCAGCGCAGCAAAAGCTATGGGTCCTTCGTGAAAAAAGAGTGCATCCCTACAAAGATGATAAGATTTTAACGTCTTGGAACGGTATGGTGATTGCGGCCCTCGCTATGGGAGCGCGAATTCTGCAGGATGAGCAGTACTTGGTGGCGGCTGAAAAATCCTTTCATTTTATATGGAAGCATTTGCGCAACGATCAAGGCCGTTTGCTAGCTCGCTATCGCGATGGGGAAGCAGCGCACCTAGCCTATCTTGATGATTATGCCTATCTGATTAACGCTTCCTTAGAGCTTTATCATACAAGCAAGAAAGCAGAATATCTGCAAAAAACGATAGCGCTGCAAAAGGCGCAGACAGCTTTATTCTGGGATCAAGAAGAAGGCGGCTTTTTCTTCTATGGCAGAGACGGGGAATCTTTGCCAGTTCGCCCTAAACAGATATACGATGGTGCTACGCCTTCTGGAAATGCTGTCTCGGCCCTCAATTTGCTGCGCCTTGCTCGCTTAACCGGTGATAGTGCCTGGGAAGATCAAGGGATGGAGCTTCTGAATGCTTTTTCTGCCCAGATCTCTGCCTATCCTGCTGGGCATTGCTATTCTTTGATGGCACTCTTTTTCGCTTTTACACCCAATAATGAAGTGGTCATCGTGGCCGATAAAAATCTTGAAGAAGCGCAGGAAAGCTTGAAGGATCTTGAGCAACAGTTTTTGCCGGAAACTGTTTTCCTTTATCGTTTTGCAGGCCCCGATTATAAAGCGATTGAAGAGATGGCGCCTTTTGTCCGAGATATGAAAACGGTCGATCATCACCTGACCTTCTACGTCTGTCGTGACTTTGCTTGTCAGCAACCGACGACCAATCTTGATGATGTCAAAGCAAGCCTAGAGGCCCATTAA
- a CDS encoding HepT-like ribonuclease domain-containing protein: MIINQRDRIYLIHMLDSIEKIETYLQVISQEEFYQSTQLQDAVIRRLEIIGEAANKVSREFQQRNVGIPWSMIISMRNMLIHEYFGVDLEIVWDTYVHNLPELKNRLVCLLNESQP; encoded by the coding sequence ATGATAATAAATCAGCGTGATCGTATCTATCTTATTCATATGCTTGATTCAATTGAAAAAATTGAAACCTACCTTCAAGTAATTTCCCAAGAAGAGTTCTATCAGTCAACACAGCTACAAGATGCTGTAATTCGTCGATTAGAGATTATTGGAGAAGCAGCAAATAAAGTTTCTCGTGAATTTCAACAACGAAATGTCGGTATTCCTTGGTCCATGATAATATCAATGCGTAATATGCTTATCCATGAATACTTCGGTGTTGACCTCGAAATTGTCTGGGATACTTATGTCCACAACCTTCCAGAATTAAAGAATCGTCTAGTTTGCTTATTAAATGAAAGCCAACCATAA
- a CDS encoding nucleotidyltransferase family protein: protein MNLQAIQKKVEPIFSRYGVVQAFIFGSFARGEETENSDIDLLIEYAPNARKSMFDFCKMIEELKDELGRDVDVVTVKGLSPFLRDIVEKEKRVIYDNKSA, encoded by the coding sequence ATGAATCTACAAGCCATCCAAAAAAAAGTAGAGCCTATCTTCTCACGTTATGGTGTTGTACAGGCTTTTATTTTCGGCTCTTTCGCCCGTGGAGAAGAAACAGAAAATAGTGATATTGATTTGTTAATTGAATATGCCCCTAACGCAAGAAAATCTATGTTTGATTTTTGCAAGATGATTGAAGAACTAAAAGATGAACTAGGTCGCGACGTCGATGTTGTGACGGTAAAGGGACTCTCCCCTTTCCTTCGAGATATTGTGGAAAAAGAAAAGAGGGTGATCTATGATAATAAATCAGCGTGA
- a CDS encoding permease — protein MVLFKRFERILFTLILLMAGIIVVIQMPHFTNLESGSLLTPHLQAFVTIFLAIAIEATPFILLGIFGSAFLEVFVSEKALQKVLPKNPYIGTPLAGLLGILFPFCECGMVPIARRLLLKGVRPSQVFPFMLAAPIINPITAISTYYAFYGQMDMVALRFVGAFVIVLFVGYILLVLEKRKGEHNLRTEIIRPQAKITTEACGCSHGHSSCGQSHGHHHHHGQNSTIKSILSKTNNFLRHAVDEFFTVGAYLLVGAALAAAAQVWLPQSSLQVLGQETLLAVLTMMLLGFALSICTAADAFVAAGFVGTFTPGAILTFLIFGPMIDVKNTLMMLGFFRRSYVFLLIAIVSTAALLVGLSIDTFFF, from the coding sequence ATGGTACTTTTCAAGCGCTTCGAGCGTATCCTTTTTACCCTCATCTTACTGATGGCGGGAATCATTGTCGTCATTCAGATGCCACACTTCACCAACTTAGAAAGTGGGTCTTTGCTTACACCGCACTTACAAGCTTTTGTAACCATTTTTCTAGCCATTGCCATTGAGGCAACCCCCTTCATCTTGCTAGGCATTTTCGGCTCCGCCTTCTTAGAAGTCTTTGTCAGCGAAAAAGCTTTACAGAAAGTCTTGCCCAAAAACCCTTACATAGGAACACCATTAGCGGGGCTCCTCGGTATTCTTTTTCCTTTCTGCGAATGTGGCATGGTACCCATCGCCAGGCGACTCCTGCTCAAAGGTGTTCGGCCCTCCCAAGTCTTCCCTTTTATGCTCGCCGCTCCGATTATCAACCCCATTACAGCCATTTCTACCTACTACGCCTTTTATGGACAAATGGATATGGTGGCTTTACGCTTTGTCGGCGCTTTTGTTATCGTACTCTTCGTAGGCTACATATTGCTTGTACTAGAAAAAAGAAAAGGAGAGCATAACCTACGTACAGAAATAATACGTCCTCAGGCAAAGATAACAACAGAAGCTTGCGGCTGTAGCCATGGCCATAGTAGCTGTGGACAGAGCCATGGACATCACCATCACCATGGGCAAAACAGCACCATAAAAAGCATTCTTAGCAAGACCAACAACTTTCTTCGCCATGCTGTCGACGAATTCTTCACCGTAGGCGCCTACCTCCTCGTAGGTGCCGCACTTGCCGCAGCCGCCCAGGTCTGGTTGCCCCAATCAAGCTTACAAGTCCTCGGCCAAGAAACCCTTCTAGCTGTACTCACCATGATGCTGCTTGGCTTTGCTTTGTCGATCTGTACAGCGGCCGATGCCTTCGTAGCCGCTGGATTTGTCGGCACCTTCACACCCGGTGCCATCCTAACCTTTCTTATCTTTGGCCCCATGATTGACGTCAAAAACACCCTCATGATGCTAGGCTTCTTCCGCCGCAGCTATGTTTTCTTACTAATAGCCATCGTCTCCACAGCAGCATTACTAGTAGGATTATCAATCGACACCTTTTTTTTCTAG
- a CDS encoding TIGR03943 family putative permease subunit has protein sequence MKHLTLERKPLLQGLLLLLFSIYLWQLYFTGNLPYYIHPRYIPFTVVAANVLTLLALYCLIRSIKSRTKNSTTQSPRWPYAVFSVMLLLGFLLPPQPLDLSLSSQKNFRPFGFSNQPTMEASTGGRGETPGFRAFTELDWGDWEEFGELEWQEELEYCETDWNEWAILEANPRGSDEQPPHQGTIVFTDLNFVSYLTAILSSPQQYYQRHVEIEGFVYREGDYQDNHFVLGRYAIVCCIADASVVGLLAISQEDPDVDSWIKARGTIIPGSYQGFEMPVLQIERWEEVQDLPFPYVYAP, from the coding sequence GTGAAGCATCTAACACTAGAAAGAAAGCCCCTCCTACAGGGTCTGCTTCTGCTTCTTTTTAGCATATACCTCTGGCAACTGTACTTTACCGGCAACCTGCCCTACTATATTCACCCTCGCTATATTCCTTTCACAGTAGTAGCTGCCAATGTTTTAACTCTCTTAGCCCTTTACTGCCTTATTCGCAGCATCAAAAGTAGAACCAAAAACAGCACCACGCAAAGCCCTCGCTGGCCCTACGCTGTCTTTAGCGTCATGCTTCTCCTTGGTTTTCTCTTACCACCGCAACCACTTGACCTCTCCTTAAGCAGTCAGAAAAACTTTCGACCCTTCGGCTTTAGCAATCAACCAACGATGGAAGCAAGTACTGGCGGTAGAGGAGAGACCCCTGGCTTTAGGGCCTTTACAGAACTGGATTGGGGCGATTGGGAAGAGTTTGGAGAACTTGAATGGCAAGAAGAACTTGAATACTGTGAAACAGATTGGAACGAATGGGCTATCTTAGAAGCCAATCCTCGTGGCTCCGACGAACAGCCGCCGCATCAAGGCACCATAGTCTTTACCGATCTGAACTTTGTGTCTTATCTCACAGCCATCTTGTCATCACCGCAACAATACTACCAACGGCACGTTGAGATCGAAGGATTTGTCTATCGTGAAGGAGACTACCAAGACAATCACTTTGTCTTGGGCCGTTACGCCATTGTCTGCTGTATCGCCGATGCATCCGTCGTTGGCTTGCTCGCCATCAGTCAAGAGGATCCTGACGTAGATAGTTGGATCAAAGCAAGAGGTACCATCATACCAGGGAGTTATCAAGGCTTTGAGATGCCTGTTCTTCAGATTGAGCGTTGGGAGGAAGTCCAAGATCTACCTTTTCCCTATGTCTACGCACCGTAA